From one Perca fluviatilis chromosome 10, GENO_Pfluv_1.0, whole genome shotgun sequence genomic stretch:
- the LOC120566377 gene encoding C-terminal-binding protein 1 isoform X1: protein MGSSHLLNKGMPLGIRPPIMNGPMHPRPLVALLDGRDCTVEMPILKDVATVAFCDAQSTQEIHEKVLNEAVGALMYHTITLMREDLEKFKALRIIVRIGSGYDNIDIKSAGELGIAVCNMPAASVEETADSTLCHILTLYRRITWLHQALREGTRVQSVEQIREVASGAARIRGETLGLIGLGRVGQAVALRAKAFGFNVIFYDPYLADGVERSLGLQRVTTLQDLLFHSDCVSLHCSLNEHNHHLINDFTIKQMRQGAFLVNTARGGLVDEKALAQALKEGRIRGAALDVHETEPFSFSQGPLKDAPNLICTPHAAWYSEQASLEMREEAAREIRRAITGRVPDSLKNCVNKEFLSQNNHWAGVDPATVHPELNGAYRYPPGAVSLPAGGLPPPVEGIVPSAVPITHTLPPAVTHPPHVASPGQNTVKPPEGDREQHPNDQL from the exons GCATCAGGCCACCCATTATGAATGGGCCCATGCATCCGCGCCCACTGGTGGCGCTGCTGGACGGGCGAGACTGCACTGTGGAGATGCCCATCCTGAAAGACGTAGCAACCGTGGCCTTTTGTGATGCTCAGTCTACACAGGAGATCCACGAGAAG GTGCTGAATGAAGCTGTAGGAGCTCTGATGTACCACACCATTACTCTGATGAGAGAAGACCTAGAAAAGTTTAAAGCTCTGCGCATCATCGTCCGCATCGGTAGTGGCTATGACAACATTGACATCAAATCTGCCGGGGAACTGG GCATAGCTGTGTGCAATATGCCAGCAGCCTCGGTGGAGGAGACGGCGGACTCCACACTGTGTCACATCCTCACCTTGTACCGACGCATCACCTGGCTGCACCAG GCTCTCCGGGAGGGCACGCGGGTTCAAAGCGTGGAGCAGATCCGAGAGGTGGCGTCAGGAGCCGCGAGGATCAGAGGAGAGACACTGGGACTTATAGGGCTCG GTCGAGTAGGCCAGGCTGTAGCCCTGCGAGCCAAGGCCTTCGGCTTCAATGTGATCTTCTATGACCCTTATTTGGCTGACGGTGTAGAAAGATCCCTGGGACTACAACGGGTTACCACACTACAg GACCTGCTCTTCCACTCTGACTGTGTCTCTCTGCACTGCAGCCTCAACGAACACAACCACCACCTGATTAACGACTTCACCATCAAACAG ATGCGCCAGGGGGCGTTCCTGGTGAACACGGCCAGGGGGGGTCTGGTGGATGAGAAGGCCTTGGCTCAGGCCCTGAAGGAGGGGAGGATACGTGGAGCTGCTCTGGATGTTCATGAGACAGAGCCTTTTAG TTTCAGTCAGGGTCCGCTGAAGGACGCTCCCAATCTGATCTGCACCCCACACGCTGCCTGGTACAGCGAACAGGCATCGCTGGAGATGAGAGAGGAGGCAGCCAGGGAGATCCGAAGGGCTATCACAg GTCGTGTCCCAGACAGTCTAAAGAACTGTGTGAATAAGGAGTTCCTCTCCCAGAACAACCACTGGGCAGGAGTTGACCCAGCTACCGTCCACCCCGAGCTCAACGGGGCTTATAG GTATCCCCCAGGAGCGGTGAGCTTGCCAGCTGGCGGCCTCCCGCCACCCGTTGAAGGCATTGTGCCCAGCGCCGTGCCCATCACACACACCCTTCCGCCCGCTGTCACACACCCTCCTCATGTCGCGTCCCCTGGACAAAATACAGTCAAGCCACCAGAGGGCGACAGAGAGCAGCATCCAAATGACCAACTGTAg
- the LOC120566377 gene encoding C-terminal-binding protein 1 isoform X2 encodes MGSSHLLNKGMPLGIRPPIMNGPMHPRPLVALLDGRDCTVEMPILKDVATVAFCDAQSTQEIHEKVLNEAVGALMYHTITLMREDLEKFKALRIIVRIGSGYDNIDIKSAGELGIAVCNMPAASVEETADSTLCHILTLYRRITWLHQALREGTRVQSVEQIREVASGAARIRGETLGLIGLGRVGQAVALRAKAFGFNVIFYDPYLADGVERSLGLQRVTTLQDLLFHSDCVSLHCSLNEHNHHLINDFTIKQMRQGAFLVNTARGGLVDEKALAQALKEGRIRGAALDVHETEPFSFSQGPLKDAPNLICTPHAAWYSEQASLEMREEAAREIRRAITGRVPDSLKNCVNKEFLSQNNHWAGVDPATVHPELNGAYR; translated from the exons GCATCAGGCCACCCATTATGAATGGGCCCATGCATCCGCGCCCACTGGTGGCGCTGCTGGACGGGCGAGACTGCACTGTGGAGATGCCCATCCTGAAAGACGTAGCAACCGTGGCCTTTTGTGATGCTCAGTCTACACAGGAGATCCACGAGAAG GTGCTGAATGAAGCTGTAGGAGCTCTGATGTACCACACCATTACTCTGATGAGAGAAGACCTAGAAAAGTTTAAAGCTCTGCGCATCATCGTCCGCATCGGTAGTGGCTATGACAACATTGACATCAAATCTGCCGGGGAACTGG GCATAGCTGTGTGCAATATGCCAGCAGCCTCGGTGGAGGAGACGGCGGACTCCACACTGTGTCACATCCTCACCTTGTACCGACGCATCACCTGGCTGCACCAG GCTCTCCGGGAGGGCACGCGGGTTCAAAGCGTGGAGCAGATCCGAGAGGTGGCGTCAGGAGCCGCGAGGATCAGAGGAGAGACACTGGGACTTATAGGGCTCG GTCGAGTAGGCCAGGCTGTAGCCCTGCGAGCCAAGGCCTTCGGCTTCAATGTGATCTTCTATGACCCTTATTTGGCTGACGGTGTAGAAAGATCCCTGGGACTACAACGGGTTACCACACTACAg GACCTGCTCTTCCACTCTGACTGTGTCTCTCTGCACTGCAGCCTCAACGAACACAACCACCACCTGATTAACGACTTCACCATCAAACAG ATGCGCCAGGGGGCGTTCCTGGTGAACACGGCCAGGGGGGGTCTGGTGGATGAGAAGGCCTTGGCTCAGGCCCTGAAGGAGGGGAGGATACGTGGAGCTGCTCTGGATGTTCATGAGACAGAGCCTTTTAG TTTCAGTCAGGGTCCGCTGAAGGACGCTCCCAATCTGATCTGCACCCCACACGCTGCCTGGTACAGCGAACAGGCATCGCTGGAGATGAGAGAGGAGGCAGCCAGGGAGATCCGAAGGGCTATCACAg GTCGTGTCCCAGACAGTCTAAAGAACTGTGTGAATAAGGAGTTCCTCTCCCAGAACAACCACTGGGCAGGAGTTGACCCAGCTACCGTCCACCCCGAGCTCAACGGGGCTTATAGGTAA